The genomic segment TCCGGCTGGGACGGCGGGAAGAAGGTGGGCGGCCGCAAGCGGCACCTGGTGGTGGACTGCCTCGGCATGGTCCTGGCCGTGGCTGTGACCGCGGCGAGCGTGCAGGACCGCGACGCCGCCGTCCCCCTGCTCGAGCGGCTTCGGAAGATGTACTTCTCCATCCGCCTGGTGTGGGCGGACGGCGGCTATGCCGGGCGCCTGGTCGACTGGGCAGCCGAGAAACTCCAGCTCACCCTCGACATCGTCAAACGCACCGACGACACCACCGGGTTCGTGGTGCTGCCCCGCAGGTGGGTGGTGGAAAGAACGCTGAGCTGGCTGATGCGCTCACGTCGTCTGGCGCGTGACTACGAGACGCTGCCCGCCATGCACGAGGCCATGGTGCTGTGGTCGATGACCATGCTTATGAGCGGCCGCCTGGCCGGACGCCGCCCAGGTGCTTTCAGCCGGCCGGCCCTTCGAGCGCGGTGAACACCCCCGGCCGCACCTGGAGGGCCCACCCTCGCTCCACCAGGCGTTTCGCCTTCGACCGCAGTCCCTCGACCTTCGCCGGGACCGCCTGAAGGCCGAGGGCCACGGCCAGCTGCTGGCAGCGCATCCCCTCTCGGCCCGCCTCCGACTCCAGCACCGACACGATCTGCTGATAATCCGGCGCGAGTACCGACGCCGCCATGCCGTCGATCCGGTGCGGCACCGGTGAACCCGCCATGGCGCCCCGCACCGGCTCCGCGACTGCCGAAGACGGCTCGGCCAGCACCTCGGCCACCGTCGCCCGGGCATCCACCAGCCGCTGAAGGGCTCCTTCCGCCTCACCGAGCGCGGCCTGCACCTGCTCGGCCTCCTCCCGCAACCGCGCGATCTCTTCCCGAACTCTCTTCTCCCGGGCTTCCAGCAGACCGAGCACCGACGGCACCAGCCACCACCTCCACGAGCCAGACGAGCGGACGAACCACGCTCATCTCTCCCGCTACCAACCGGAGTTCATGCCCACCCATCCCGGACCAACGCAACACGTTCGGAAAGCGGATGGCGTCTGAGTACAAGTACACGTGGCAGGGTGACACCCACTCTCTGTTCGGGCCCTGGTCGAGCTACTGCTACTTCAGGGTGGACTCCAAGGGGCCGCCGGTCCCGAAGGTGTCCTCGACCGTGTACAAGGAGTGCGGCGGCACGGTCTGTGAGGCCGCCGACCCGGAACTGGGCAGCGTCGGCATGACTGCTGGATTCAAGATCGACGCGGGTGCCAGTGACGTGCGCCGTTACGACTGGTGGCTCAACGGGGCGAAGCTCGGCAGCAAGACGTTCACGGCCAACACCTCGACGTACGGGATCGAGGCGGCGCCCGACAAACGGCTGACCAACACCCTGCGGGTGCAGACCTACGACGGGGCGGGGAACCCGAGCGCCCACTACGACTACCTGTTCAAGGTGGCAAAGGGATCTGATCCCGTGGCGAGCTGGAAACTGGACGACGGCAGCGGCGCCACTGCTGCCGACAGTTCGGGCAAGAACCGGCCGCTGGCACTGACCTCAGCGTCCTGGACGGACAAGGCCCGGCTCGGTGGCGGCTTGCGAGCCAACGGCACAAGCAGTGCGGGCTCCAGTACATCAGTTCTGGACACCACCAACAGCTTCACCGTCTCCGCCTGGGCCCGGCTGACCGCGAAGGATCACATCTCCACCGTGGTCTCACAGAGCGGTTCCCGCGTTGGCACCTTCCAGATCTACTACTCGCAGACGTATGACCGTTGGATCTTCAACCGGTACTCGGCCGACAACGATGATCCGACGATCGTCCGCGCGGTGGCCAAGAAGCCGCCGGTTGTGGGTGCGTGGACCCATCTGATGGGTGTGTACGACCACAACAAGAAGCAGATCCGTCTGTATGTCAACGGACAGCTCCAGGCGGCCACGGAGTTCACCACACCGTGGGCGGCGAAGGGCTCCTTCGAGGTCGGCCGTATGAAGGGATCGGGTACGTACACGGACTACTTTGAGGGTGACCTGGACCAGGTCCAGGTCTGGGACCGTGTGGTCTTCGAGAACGAGATGTGGTCGATTGCCAACACCCTGAACCCGGCGACCGGCAGGACAGAGCCCGCGCTCCTCGCCAACTGGGGCTTCGACGAGGCATCCGGCGCCACGGCGGCGGACGCCACCGGCCGGGGCAACCCGCTCCAACTCCAGACGGGCGCAGCCTTCGCCGCAACTGAGGATCCGGCCCACGGCAACGTCCTGGAACTCGACGCCGAGAAACTGGGCAGGGCCACCTCCACCGTCTCACTGGACGAGTCCGGCAGCTTCAGTCTGGCCGGCTGGGTCAACCTGGCCGCTCAGTCGAAGCTCGACGACACCACCGTCGCGCATTCCCCGAGCGTCTTCTCGCACCCGGGCGCCGAGCGGAACTCGTTGCGCCTCTGGTACCGCCAAGAGGCGGGCCAGGTCATCGGTGACTGGAACTTCGGACGGTACGAGACGGACGTTCTGGGCGGCCCCGCCGTCGCGGCTGTCTCGGACGAGGTCAACTCGCCCGGTGGCTGGGTGCACGTCGTCGCCGTCTTCGACTCGGTGAACAAGTCCATCCATCTCTATGTGTCCGGGCAACGACAGGGCGACGAGGACGGCGTCCTGAGCGAGGAAGCCTTCCAGCCCACAGGCCCTCTGATGGTCGGCGGCGCACGCCGTCACGACAACGGAGAGTGGGGCAACGCCCTGCCCGGCCAGCTCGACGACCTACGTGTGTACGCCGGTGTCCTGTCCGACGACGAGATCACGCAGCTCGCGACGGTTGACGAGCCGCCCGTTCCGGTCGAGTAACCCCTCCCTTCCTCCTCTCCAGAGGCGTACCGGGCCACGGGCCCGGTACGCCCTCACAACTCAGAATCCAGGAGCACCCCCCAAGTGTTGTCCAGGAACAGCTCACTGCTGCCCAAAAGATGGGCATGGAGCAGAGCGAGCCGGCATCGTCTGGCCGCCGTTGTCCTGCCTTTGTCATCAGCGGTCGTCGCTGGTCTGCTGAGTGCCGCACCGGCGCAGGCAGCCGCGGCGGACCGCGATCACACAGCCCTGCAGAAGGCCAAGTACGGCAAGGCCGAGCCCTTCGACCCGAAGGTCACCAAGGTCAAGGACCCGACGGAGGCCGCCACCCGCAGAACGCTTGCCAAGGCTCGCGCGAAGGTGACGTGGCCGGGGGCATCGGCGGTGACGGTCGACCTGCCGCCGGAGAACAGCAAGAAGTCGGTCAAGGCCGCCGGGCTGCCCATCACGCTCGCCCAGCCCAACGACAAGACCGCTGGGGTCACAAAGACCGCCGAGGCCCCCGATGAGGCCAAGGTCCGCGTTCTCGACCGGAAGACCACCGACCGGCTCGGCATCGACGGCGTGGTCTTCACGGTCGCCCGCGCTGACGGAGACACCGGCGCCGCAAGTCTCGGCGCCACGATCGACTACAGCTCCTTCGCCGACGCCTACAGCGGCAACTGGTCCTCACGCCTGCGTCTCGTGCAGCTCCCCGCGTGCGCCCTGACCACGCCGGAGAAGGCGGAGTGCCGTAAAACCATCCCGGTGGCGTCGGAGAACGACGGCGAGGCCGAGACGGTCACCGCGCAGATCACCACTCCGAAGGCGACCACGGCCGGTACGAAGACCCGGACCGCGATGGCCGCCAAGCCCGCCGCCATGGTCATGGCCCTGTCCGCCGCGGCCGGCTCCGACCAGGGCACCTACGAGGCCACCCCGCTGGCGGCCTCCTCCACCTGGTCCGCCGGCGGTTCCAACGGCGACTTCACCTGGAACTACCCGCTGGAGACGCCGCCGGCCCCGGCGGGCCCGGCGCCGAACCTGTCCATCGGCTACTCCGCGCAGAGCGTGGACGGCCGCACCTCCTCCACCAGCGCGCAGCCGTCCTGGGTCGGCGAGGGCTTCGACCTGTCGACCTCGTACGTCGAGCGGGCGTACGGCAGTTGTGAGGACGACGGCCAGGACAAGAAGTACGACCAGTGCTGGAAGGAGGACAACGCCTCCCTCGTCCTCAACGGCAAGTCGACGCCCCTGGTGAAGGAGGGCGGCAAGTGGCGGCCCAAGAGCGACGACGGCGAGCGGGTCGTCCACGACACCGGCGCCGTCAACGGCGACGACGGTGACACCGGGGAGAACGGCGACAAGGGCGAGTTCTGGACGGTCACCTCGACCGACGGAACCCAGTACGTCTTCGGCAAGAACCGGCTGCCCGGCTGGAGTTCGGGCAAGGCCGAGACCAACTCCGTATGGACGCTCCCCGTCTTCGGCGACGACTCCGGCGAGCCCGGATACTCCTCCGGCGACTCCTTCTCCGGCCGCGCCAAGACACAGGCCTGGCGGTGGAACCTCGACTACGTCGTGGACCCCCACGGCAACGTCATGACGTACTGGTACGACAAGGAACTCAACCACTACGCCAAGAACGGCACCACCGGCAACGGCACCGAATACGTCCGCAACGGCTGGCTCAAGCGCATCGACTACGGCCAGCGCACCGACACGATCTTCTCCACCACCCAGCCCGCCGCAGCCCGTGTCAAGTTCACGGTCGCCGAGCGCTGTCTGCCGGTCTCCGGCGGCGAGACGTGCGGCTCGCTCACCTCGTCCAACCGCAACGCCTGGCCGGACGTCCCGTTCGACCAGATCTGCGCGGCCGACAAGCCCTGCACCGACCAGCCCAGCCCGTCGTTCTTCACCCGCAAGCGCCTCACCGACGTCACCACCCAGGTGCACGACGGCTCCGGCAGCGCCGACACCGACTACCGCGCCGTCAACGCCTGGCACCTGGGGCAGACCTTCCCCGACCCGGGCGACGGCTCGGACGCCGGTCTGTGGCTGGACTCGATCAAGCGCACCGGTAAGGCGGGCACCGACGCCTCCCTGCCCGCCGTGACCTTCAGCGGCATCCAGCTGCACAACCGCGTCGACCGCACCGGCGACGACGTCGCCCCCTTCATCAAGTGGCGAGTCCGTACGGTCACTTCGGAGACCGGCTCCAAGCTGACGGTGAATTACTCCAAAGAGGACTGCGTCGCCGGCAGCGACGTCCCCCCCAAGCTGGACGCGAACACCCGGCGCTGCTACCCGGTCAAGTGGATCCCACCGTCCAACCCGACCCCGGGCACCGACCCCAAGCCGCGCACCGACTTCTTCCACAAGTACGTCGTCACCCAGGTCACCGAGTCCGACCCGACCGGCGATGCCCCGCTGAAGCAGACGGACTACACCTACAGCGGCGGCGGTGCTTGGGCGTACGACGACGAGTCGCCCATCACCCAGGCCAAATACCGGACCTGGGGCATCTGGCGCGGCTACCAGAAGGTGACCACGACCACCGGTGAACCTTCCGGCACCCAGTCGAAGTCCATATCCCTCTACTACCGGGGCATGGACGGCGACAAGCAGTCCGACGACACCACCCGCAAGGAGACGGTCACCGACTCCAAGGGTGTGGTGAAGACGGACGCGGAACAGTTCGCGGGCCAGCTGCGCGAGCAGATCACCTACAACGGCGTGAACGGTCCCGAGGTCTCCGCGACCGTCAATACCCCCTGGTCCCGCACGACGGCCACGGACAAGCACTCCTACGGCACGGTCAACGCGTACATGGTCCGCACCGAGACCTCGGTCTCCCGTACCGCGCTGTCGGGCGGCGGAGAGGTGACGACGGCCAAGACGACGACGTACGACCCGACCAGCGGCCTGCCGCTGAAGGTGGAGACGGACGCGGCAGGGGAAAAGGACTGCACCGTCACGGAGTACGCCACCAACACCTCGGCGTGGATTCTCGCCCTGCCCAAGCGGGTGGAGAAGGTGTCCACCGGATGTGCCGCGACCCCGAAGCGGACCGCAGATCCGAAGACAACCGACGTGATCTCGGATGTGCGGACGTCGTACGACGACCAGGACTGGGGGAAGTCGCCCACGAAGGGTGATGTGACCCGGGTCGAGAGGGTGACTGGCTACGACGGTTCCACGGCCAAACTCCAGACCGTCAACACCACCAAGTACGACGCGCTCGGCCGTGTGACGGACTCGTACGACACCAGAGGCACCCGGGTCTCGCACATCGAGTACACCCCGGCCGCGGGAGGGCCGCTCACCGAGACCGTCGAGACCAACGCGCTCGACCACGCCACTACCACCGAGATCGCCCCTGACTGGGGAGTGCGTACCTCGACCACCGACCCCAACGGCAACCGCACAGAGTTGGCGTACGACAGCTTTGGTCAGCTCACCGATGTGTGGCTCGCCAACCGGGACCGCGCCGCCGGTCAGACGGCCAGCTACCAGTTCGAGTACAAGTTGCAGAACACGGCCGCGTCGTGGGTGGCGACCAAGTCCCTGAACAACGACGGCGCCACATACCAGACCACCTACGAGATCTACGACGCTCTGCTCAGGCTGCGGCAGACACAAGCACCCGCCGCGTCCGGTGCCGGACGGATGATCACGGAGGCCAAGTACGACACCCGTGGTCTGACTGTCGAGACCTCGACCGACTACGTCGACACCACCGCGCCCTCCGGCAAGCTCGCCACGCTGCTCACCGCGGCGCCAGCGGGTACGGAGACGGTGATCGACGGCGCCGGGAGGGTGACGATCGAAAAGGTCCTCGCCAACGGCAAGGAGTTCTCACGGACCAAGCACACCCATGACGGCGATTCCACGATTGTGGAGCCCCCGGCGGGTGCCTCGGCCATTCGGGAGAAGGTCGATGCCCGGGGTCGTACGGTCGAGAAGCTGGAGTACGACGGCAACGCGGTGAGCACGAAGTTTGCCCGGTTCACCTATGGATACGACCACGCCGACCGGTTGACCAGTGTCAGGGACGACGACGGCAATACCTGGGCGTACGGATACGACTTCCTGGGCCGCAAGGACAGCACCACGGACCCCGACGCTGGTGGAAGCTCGTCCGAGTTCAACGATCTCGACCAGGTCGTCTCCACGACCGACGCACGGGGCAAGTCGATCGGGCTCACGTATGACGTGCTCGGCCGCCCGACCGGCAGACTCGACGGCAAGATTCCCGTGGTCAACGGCCAGCCGGCGCCCGAGGACTCCAAGTACCTGGCGCGCTGGACCTACGACTCCATCGCCAAGGGCGAGTTGACGTCAGCGATCAGGTACGTCGGGGGCAAGGGCGGCAGCGTCTACGCCCAGACCAACGCCAAGTACAGCAAGATCTATCAGGTCCTCAGCGAGCAGTACACGATCAGCAAGACCGAGGGGGCTCTGGCCGGTTCCAACGGAACGTGGACCATCGCCAACGCCTACAACCTCGACGGCACGCTGCAGAAGCGGACCATCCCCGCGATGGGCGGCCTCGCGCAGGAGGTGCTGACGTACGGCTACACCGAGCAGCGCATGCCGGACACCCTCCAGGGCCTGACGGGCATCGTCCAGAACACGGACTACCTGCCTGCCGGTGAGCAGATCCGCACCACCCTCGGTGTCTCGCCCCTCGCGGACTGGACGGAGATCAACCGTAGCTACGAGACCGGCACCAAGCGCCTCGCGCGTCAGAGCGTGGTCTCCGAGACGCACACCGGCACGGATTCCGACGTCCACTACCGCTACGACACGGCCGGCAACCCGGTCGAGGTCGAGGACAAGGCCACCAGCCCCAGTGACCGGCAGTGCTTCACCTTTGACGGCCACCGTCGTCTGAAGACGGCCTGGACGACGACGGCCGACTGCGCCACCGCACCCGCCAAGACGAACGTCGGCGGCCCGGGACCGTACTGGCAGTCGTTCACCTACGACAGCGCGGGCAACCGCAAGACGGCCACCGACCACCTGGCTGACGCCACCACCTCGTACACCTACAAGACGGCCGACCAGCCCCGCCCGCACGCCCTGGCCTCCACCGAGACCAAGAAGACGGACGGCACGGTCACCGGTACGACGAGCTACACCTACGACTTGGCCGGAAACACCGACATACGGACGCTGGGCGGCAAGCCGCAGGACCTCGACTTCAACGCCGAGGGCAGCCTCGAAAAGGTCACCGAGGCGGACAAGACGGCGACGGAGTACCTGAACGACGCCGACGGTAATCGGCTGATCCGCCGGGACACCACCGGCACCACGCTCTACCTGGGCGAAACTGAACTGAGGCTGGACAAGGCGAGTGGCAAAGTCGAGGCCACCCGCTACTACAGCCACAGCGGGCAGACCGTCGCGGTGCGCACGACGGCGGGTCTGACCTGGACCGCCGCCGACCACAACGGCACGGCGAGCGTGCAGGTGGATGCCGCCACCCAGACCGTGACCCGGCGCCAGATGAAGCCGTTCGGCGAGGACCGGGGCGAGGCCGCCAAGGCGTGGGTGGGCGAGCGGGGATTCGTCGGTGGCACCAAGGAGCCGACCGGCCTCACCCACCTCGGAGCACGCGAGTACGACCCCTCCACCGGGCGCTTCGTCAGCGTGGACCCGGTCATCGACCTCACCGACCCCCAACAGGTCAACGGCTACTCCTACAGCAGCAACAATCCGGTCACCTTCGCCGACCCCGATGGTAAATTCCGCGCCTCCGCCATCCTGCTTTTCTTGGCCCGCCAGGTCGGGAGGGCCATCGTTGCAGCCCAAGCCGTCAGCATGAGGCAGTCGGGTTCATCCAGCTCGGGTGGTATGTCCACCGGAGGAAGCGCCAACTACGCCTCATCAGGCAGCAGCTCGTGCATGCCGCCCAGAATCTGCGGCAACGTCGAACCGGCGGATCCCAGATCTGTGGGTAGCTGGAAAGACCTTGCGGGGGGCATCGGAGACTTCTTCGCCGAAAGCGCGGATGTATACGAAATGGTTGAGCCCTGGTGCTGGAGCGGCACGAACCCGGACTGCGGCGGTACCCAGGACAAGTACCAGGAGCTGGTTGAGGGGTTTGGCGCCGATCCCGACTCTGACGTGTATCAGGGGACGAAGACCGTCATGGATGTCGGGTCGGTGTTCGCCGGTGGTTTCGGGATCGGAAAGTTCGCCCTGAAGCAGCTCTTCAAGAAGCAGCTGCGGAAGCAATCCAAGGACAGAGAAAGGAGAAGAGAGAAGGAGGCCAGCGGCTGCACCAAGTGCTTCCTCGCCGGTACAGGCGTCCAGATGGCCGACGGTTCGACCAAGGACATCGAGGACATCGAGGTCGGCGACGAGGTCCTCGCTACTGACCCTGAGACCGGTGAGACCGGCTCCCGGAAGGTCACGCACCTCATCATCACCGAGGATGACAAGCACTTCAACGAGCTGTCCATTGCGACTGAGGACGGCATCGAGAAGCTGACCGCGACGTACGAGCACCCGTTCTGGTCTCCGTCGGAGCAGGGCTGGATCGAGGCAGGCGGCCTTACGCCGGGCATGAGCCTGCTCACGGACGAGGGCGACACCGTCGTCGTCACGGCGAACCGTACGTACGAGGACAACGTCCGCACGTACAACCTCACCGTCGATGACCTGCACACGTACTATGTGCTCGCCGGTACAGTGCCCGTACTGGTGCACAATTCGGGATTGTGCCCCGAGAAGATCGACGACGTCTTCCATAACCCCAGCGGCAGATCTTCGCAGGATCAGTTTGAATACCACTGGGACAAGCATGCAAAGGGGCGCGGTGTCACGCGTGAGCAGTACCTCCAGGATGCGCAAGACTGGGCGACTGGAATTGCCCAGCCAGGAGGGAAGAAGGGGCTCAACGCCAGCTTGGAGACGCTGGCGGACGGTGCGCGCGGGATAAAATACGTGGATCCCCAGACGGGTAAGGGCGGGATCACCGGCCCCGGCGGCAAGGCCGTAACCTTCTGGTATGGTGCCGACCAATGAGAGGACGAGTCGTTGTCGGATTTCATGGAGAGCTACGCCCTCTGGCGATCCTTGCCATTTCCCAGTCTACGCCGCGGTGAGAATCTGTTGCGCGCAGGAGAGAACCTTGCACTCATTCATGGCGACCTAGCTCTCGCCGACGAACATGTGACCCAGGTGATCCTTTTTGTTGACGAGGGGATATTCAGCCCGAGCAGGGCGGACGTCATGGGGTTGCTTGAAGGGGTTATCTCTCGCCTGGAACGATTCGGCGAAAGCATGGCCGTCGAAGAGCGAGAAGTTGTCGACGCCCATTATCGATATGCAGTTCTGCTGCATCAAATCTATGCCGAATTTCTACGCATAGGGGCTCCGTAGCTCGTCACCTGACCTGGCAGGGAATAACGATGAGCTGCCCACACGTGTGGGCAGCTCATCGTTTCTGTTGGAGCCTTTGTGTGCGTGACGCGGTTGCAGGTCGTGTCGGCGAACTTCCCGTCTCTCCAAGTCGAAAACTGATCTCTGGCGCGAAGCTTGGTCGCCCGGCGAGGGGGATTCCCTGTCGATACTCAGGTTGAATCGGCGATGTCCGGGCGGTCGTGACGAGTGGTGATCCCTGCGGTACGACGTCCTTATGCGGTATGCGCAAGGGGCGGGCTGACGCCCGCGGAGCAGGAGAAGCGGGAGGCCGTGCGGGTGGAGGAGGCCGAGGGGCTCGAGGCCGGGGCGGGCACGGCGCGGATCGCGGCGGAGCTGCGGGTGACGGAACGGTCGGTGCGCAGGTGGCGGGGTGGAGCAGCAGCGCTGGCGTCGGCGGGGCCGATGGCGGTCGAAACGGTTGTCGCCGACGCAGTGGCAGAGGCTGGAGGGGGAGTTGAAGCGGGGCCCGCTGGCTCACGGCTTCGATGACGAGGACCAGGGCTGGACGCTCAAGCGCGTGAAGTGGTTGATCGGGCGGCTGTTCCACGTCGGCTACACGGTCCAGGGGGTGTGGCGGCTGCGGCGGCATGGCTGGAGCTGCCAGGCGCCGGTCCGTCGGGCGCTGGAACGGGACGAGGCGGCGATCGAGGTGTGGAAGGCCGAGGTGTGGCCGCGGGTAAAAGTACCGCGCACGACCTGGGCGCCCATATCTGCTTCGCGGACGAGAGCAGGCAGTCGCTGATCCCGCCGAAGGGCGCACGTGGGCGCTGCGCGGGGCCCGGCCGGTGGTGCGGGTGGCCGGTCGCCGCGGTGGGCAGGTGAACATCGCCGGCGCGGTGTGCTTCAAGCCCAGGCACCGCCTGCGGATGTTCTACAAGCTGCAGGTCTGCCACGGCCGCTGGGGCGAGCCGAAGTCGTTCGCCTAGACCCGGACTTCGCGGGTCGCCACCGAGGGGCCCACCGGCGGCCGGATGGTGGCCGATTCGTTCTACGGTTCCACCGGCGCGGTGAAGCGGGCCAACGAGACGTACTACGCGGCCGGTGCCGCCTCCGACGAGCTGCTCACCGTGACCAACGGAGACGTCGCCAACCAGACGCGCTACGAGTACGACGGCCTGGGACGCACCACCGCCGAGATCTTCACCATCGCCGGATACGAACAGTGGCGAAACACCACCTCGTACGACGGCAACATGACGCACAGCGACCCGCCTCCCGGCGGTGTGGCGACCACGACGGTCACCGACGCCGAGGGCAAGGTCAAGGAGCTGTGGCACTACAAGGGCCACACACCCGTCCCGACCGGCCCGGGCTCCGAGCGCACGGTCACCAAGTACACCCACACGGCGGCCGGTGAACTGGCCACCGTCACCGACTCCAAGGGCAACACCTGGCGCCACGACTACGACCAGCGCGGCCGCCTGGTCCGCAAGGTCGACCCGGACGCCGGCGAGACCATCCTCAACTACGACGAGTCCGACCGCCTGACGTCCACCAAGGACGCCCAGCAACGGATCCTGTCCACCGAGTACGACAGCCTGGGCCGGCCCAAGTCGACCTGGGAAGGGGCGGTGTCCGAAGGCACCAAGCTGACGGAGACCAGGTACGACCGCTCCGGTTCGCTCGGCTACTCCCACGCCAGCTACCGCTTCCTGCCGAACGGCGAGGCGTACTCCACAGTCGTCGCCACCTTCGACACCTTCTACCGGCCGCTGACGACCAACTACACGGTCCCGGCCTCGGAGGGGAAGCTCGCGGGCACCTACCCCTTCACCACCGCCTACAACCGGGACGGCACGGTCGCCTCCACCGGCGTGCCGGCGGCCGGCGGACTGCCCACCGAGAGCCTGAAGTACACATACGACGAACTCCAGCGCCCGCTCACCATGGCCAGCGCCACCTCGACCTACGTCACCGGCACGGTCTGGTCCAACACCAGCCAGCTGCTCCAGCTCTCCCTGAGCACCGGCGGCCCTCGCACGGAGAA from the Streptomyces sp. NBC_00310 genome contains:
- a CDS encoding IS5 family transposase; amino-acid sequence: MTEAEWQVIRAVLPVPAWLEGRGGRPEGFCHRQMIDAVRYVADNGVKWVNLPADFPPYRRVHAFARRWQITGLLAELHDRLRDKVRQKEGRTVDPTAAIVDSQSVRAAANIPRSTSGWDGGKKVGGRKRHLVVDCLGMVLAVAVTAASVQDRDAAVPLLERLRKMYFSIRLVWADGGYAGRLVDWAAEKLQLTLDIVKRTDDTTGFVVLPRRWVVERTLSWLMRSRRLARDYETLPAMHEAMVLWSMTMLMSGRLAGRRPGAFSRPALRAR
- a CDS encoding LamG domain-containing protein; the protein is MASEYKYTWQGDTHSLFGPWSSYCYFRVDSKGPPVPKVSSTVYKECGGTVCEAADPELGSVGMTAGFKIDAGASDVRRYDWWLNGAKLGSKTFTANTSTYGIEAAPDKRLTNTLRVQTYDGAGNPSAHYDYLFKVAKGSDPVASWKLDDGSGATAADSSGKNRPLALTSASWTDKARLGGGLRANGTSSAGSSTSVLDTTNSFTVSAWARLTAKDHISTVVSQSGSRVGTFQIYYSQTYDRWIFNRYSADNDDPTIVRAVAKKPPVVGAWTHLMGVYDHNKKQIRLYVNGQLQAATEFTTPWAAKGSFEVGRMKGSGTYTDYFEGDLDQVQVWDRVVFENEMWSIANTLNPATGRTEPALLANWGFDEASGATAADATGRGNPLQLQTGAAFAATEDPAHGNVLELDAEKLGRATSTVSLDESGSFSLAGWVNLAAQSKLDDTTVAHSPSVFSHPGAERNSLRLWYRQEAGQVIGDWNFGRYETDVLGGPAVAAVSDEVNSPGGWVHVVAVFDSVNKSIHLYVSGQRQGDEDGVLSEEAFQPTGPLMVGGARRHDNGEWGNALPGQLDDLRVYAGVLSDDEITQLATVDEPPVPVE
- a CDS encoding polymorphic toxin-type HINT domain-containing protein, yielding MSSAVVAGLLSAAPAQAAAADRDHTALQKAKYGKAEPFDPKVTKVKDPTEAATRRTLAKARAKVTWPGASAVTVDLPPENSKKSVKAAGLPITLAQPNDKTAGVTKTAEAPDEAKVRVLDRKTTDRLGIDGVVFTVARADGDTGAASLGATIDYSSFADAYSGNWSSRLRLVQLPACALTTPEKAECRKTIPVASENDGEAETVTAQITTPKATTAGTKTRTAMAAKPAAMVMALSAAAGSDQGTYEATPLAASSTWSAGGSNGDFTWNYPLETPPAPAGPAPNLSIGYSAQSVDGRTSSTSAQPSWVGEGFDLSTSYVERAYGSCEDDGQDKKYDQCWKEDNASLVLNGKSTPLVKEGGKWRPKSDDGERVVHDTGAVNGDDGDTGENGDKGEFWTVTSTDGTQYVFGKNRLPGWSSGKAETNSVWTLPVFGDDSGEPGYSSGDSFSGRAKTQAWRWNLDYVVDPHGNVMTYWYDKELNHYAKNGTTGNGTEYVRNGWLKRIDYGQRTDTIFSTTQPAAARVKFTVAERCLPVSGGETCGSLTSSNRNAWPDVPFDQICAADKPCTDQPSPSFFTRKRLTDVTTQVHDGSGSADTDYRAVNAWHLGQTFPDPGDGSDAGLWLDSIKRTGKAGTDASLPAVTFSGIQLHNRVDRTGDDVAPFIKWRVRTVTSETGSKLTVNYSKEDCVAGSDVPPKLDANTRRCYPVKWIPPSNPTPGTDPKPRTDFFHKYVVTQVTESDPTGDAPLKQTDYTYSGGGAWAYDDESPITQAKYRTWGIWRGYQKVTTTTGEPSGTQSKSISLYYRGMDGDKQSDDTTRKETVTDSKGVVKTDAEQFAGQLREQITYNGVNGPEVSATVNTPWSRTTATDKHSYGTVNAYMVRTETSVSRTALSGGGEVTTAKTTTYDPTSGLPLKVETDAAGEKDCTVTEYATNTSAWILALPKRVEKVSTGCAATPKRTADPKTTDVISDVRTSYDDQDWGKSPTKGDVTRVERVTGYDGSTAKLQTVNTTKYDALGRVTDSYDTRGTRVSHIEYTPAAGGPLTETVETNALDHATTTEIAPDWGVRTSTTDPNGNRTELAYDSFGQLTDVWLANRDRAAGQTASYQFEYKLQNTAASWVATKSLNNDGATYQTTYEIYDALLRLRQTQAPAASGAGRMITEAKYDTRGLTVETSTDYVDTTAPSGKLATLLTAAPAGTETVIDGAGRVTIEKVLANGKEFSRTKHTHDGDSTIVEPPAGASAIREKVDARGRTVEKLEYDGNAVSTKFARFTYGYDHADRLTSVRDDDGNTWAYGYDFLGRKDSTTDPDAGGSSSEFNDLDQVVSTTDARGKSIGLTYDVLGRPTGRLDGKIPVVNGQPAPEDSKYLARWTYDSIAKGELTSAIRYVGGKGGSVYAQTNAKYSKIYQVLSEQYTISKTEGALAGSNGTWTIANAYNLDGTLQKRTIPAMGGLAQEVLTYGYTEQRMPDTLQGLTGIVQNTDYLPAGEQIRTTLGVSPLADWTEINRSYETGTKRLARQSVVSETHTGTDSDVHYRYDTAGNPVEVEDKATSPSDRQCFTFDGHRRLKTAWTTTADCATAPAKTNVGGPGPYWQSFTYDSAGNRKTATDHLADATTSYTYKTADQPRPHALASTETKKTDGTVTGTTSYTYDLAGNTDIRTLGGKPQDLDFNAEGSLEKVTEADKTATEYLNDADGNRLIRRDTTGTTLYLGETELRLDKASGKVEATRYYSHSGQTVAVRTTAGLTWTAADHNGTASVQVDAATQTVTRRQMKPFGEDRGEAAKAWVGERGFVGGTKEPTGLTHLGAREYDPSTGRFVSVDPVIDLTDPQQVNGYSYSSNNPVTFADPDGKFRASAILLFLARQVGRAIVAAQAVSMRQSGSSSSGGMSTGGSANYASSGSSSCMPPRICGNVEPADPRSVGSWKDLAGGIGDFFAESADVYEMVEPWCWSGTNPDCGGTQDKYQELVEGFGADPDSDVYQGTKTVMDVGSVFAGGFGIGKFALKQLFKKQLRKQSKDRERRREKEASGCTKCFLAGTGVQMADGSTKDIEDIEVGDEVLATDPETGETGSRKVTHLIITEDDKHFNELSIATEDGIEKLTATYEHPFWSPSEQGWIEAGGLTPGMSLLTDEGDTVVVTANRTYEDNVRTYNLTVDDLHTYYVLAGTVPVLVHNSGLCPEKIDDVFHNPSGRSSQDQFEYHWDKHAKGRGVTREQYLQDAQDWATGIAQPGGKKGLNASLETLADGARGIKYVDPQTGKGGITGPGGKAVTFWYGADQ
- a CDS encoding helix-turn-helix domain-containing protein; translation: MEQQRWRRRGRWRSKRLSPTQWQRLEGELKRGPLAHGFDDEDQGWTLKRVKWLIGRLFHVGYTVQGVWRLRRHGWSCQAPVRRALERDEAAIEVWKAEVWPRVKVPRTTWAPISASRTRAGSR